One window from the genome of Spiractinospora alimapuensis encodes:
- a CDS encoding ABC transporter permease, whose product MNVDDSVAPPAARYSRQLGALSAGMSRETVRDPMTLFFSVGFPLILATFFVAMAQMTWASGTGVVAVEGDQGQATAVEQAWDGDMEVVAVATLDTSDDAYDAHVAFHPDSETVRVEVPVGKGGVIPDLEAALADTEWDGWSVSATSIGGGPLFDPIAFILPAALTFALFSVALTGTAGALVSLRANGTLRLLGTTPARRSAVLLALVPSRAGFAVILLAVAGTAAILFGVLEPASMIRMLVTTTIGMAMVLPMGYLLGGVLSNVELTNMIAAFLTPVLLMASGVLFPWEVISDSAAGVAALTPPGMFGDALRNEMVGGVAHNPLWLNWLGMALTAVALIALAARSFRWTTKETA is encoded by the coding sequence ATGAACGTCGACGACAGCGTCGCCCCGCCGGCGGCGCGGTACTCGCGCCAGCTCGGTGCTCTGTCCGCCGGAATGTCCCGGGAGACCGTCCGCGACCCCATGACGCTGTTCTTCAGCGTGGGGTTCCCACTGATCCTCGCCACGTTCTTCGTCGCCATGGCCCAGATGACGTGGGCCTCGGGAACCGGTGTGGTCGCCGTGGAGGGCGACCAGGGCCAGGCCACGGCGGTGGAACAGGCGTGGGACGGCGACATGGAGGTCGTGGCCGTCGCCACCCTCGACACCAGCGACGACGCCTACGACGCCCATGTCGCGTTCCATCCCGACAGCGAGACCGTGCGGGTGGAGGTCCCCGTCGGCAAGGGCGGGGTCATCCCGGACCTGGAAGCGGCGTTGGCCGACACCGAGTGGGACGGGTGGTCGGTGTCGGCCACCTCGATCGGGGGCGGGCCACTGTTCGACCCGATCGCGTTCATCCTGCCGGCCGCGCTCACCTTCGCTCTCTTCTCGGTCGCGCTCACCGGCACCGCGGGAGCACTCGTCTCCCTGCGCGCCAACGGAACACTGCGCCTCCTGGGGACGACCCCGGCACGCCGGTCCGCGGTCCTGCTGGCGCTCGTCCCGAGTCGCGCCGGTTTCGCGGTGATCCTCCTCGCCGTGGCGGGCACGGCGGCGATCCTCTTCGGGGTACTCGAGCCGGCCTCGATGATCCGCATGCTGGTGACCACCACGATCGGCATGGCGATGGTGCTGCCGATGGGCTACCTCCTGGGCGGCGTGCTGTCCAACGTGGAGCTCACCAACATGATCGCCGCGTTCCTGACGCCGGTGCTCCTGATGGCGTCCGGGGTGCTGTTCCCCTGGGAGGTGATCTCCGACTCCGCCGCGGGGGTCGCGGCGCTCACCCCACCCGGCATGTTCGGCGACGCGCTCCGGAACGAGATGGTCGGCGGCGTCGCGCACAACCCTCTCTGGCTCAACTGGTTGGGCATGGCGCTGACCGCCGTGGCCCTCATCGCCCTCGCAGCACGCAGCTTCCGCTGGACCACTAAGGAGACCGCGTGA
- a CDS encoding YcaO-like family protein — MTVPPERTETLPRSLRQMRTLLSPYGLVSRTHRLAPAHGEPPFEIYSSYLGNPGAVLAAQSAWDHDLSQGNFDGAGGALDPEVAAHLSIAESLERYSSCAWDSRDMFWATAEELGDDAIAPAAFPNCSERELADPSCGLVPSDPRIPLRWVQGWSFTRDRPVYVPALTVWMRFPPESAAERFMHPISTGCAAHSDPVAAVVNGLLEVVERDAIALTWLQRMRLPRLHVDEGAFDDLSRRYAAKAESQHLRTELFDATTDLGIPVIYGVQLADHDPEVAQMVAATCDPDPARAVAKMYREMASLRIALRHIAKSSRDIPLNEDNTSVFGGALMSGTVDQRHRFDFLLEGERETRDIRDVPSIVSDSPTDKLDWLMRRMDAAGCEVVAVDITTDEARQVGATVTRILVPQLMPLSFVHKARYLAHARLYEAPRAMGHHVHAESEINPHLQPFA; from the coding sequence GTGACCGTACCCCCCGAACGCACAGAGACGCTTCCCCGTTCGCTGCGCCAGATGCGCACGTTGCTGTCCCCCTACGGCCTGGTGAGCAGGACCCACCGCCTCGCCCCGGCGCATGGCGAGCCCCCTTTCGAGATCTACTCGTCCTACCTGGGGAATCCGGGCGCCGTGCTGGCCGCCCAGTCGGCGTGGGACCACGATCTGTCCCAGGGGAACTTCGACGGCGCCGGAGGTGCGCTGGACCCGGAGGTCGCCGCGCACCTCTCCATCGCGGAGTCCCTGGAACGGTACTCGTCGTGCGCGTGGGACTCACGGGACATGTTCTGGGCGACGGCGGAGGAGCTCGGTGACGACGCGATCGCCCCCGCGGCGTTCCCGAACTGTTCGGAGCGGGAACTCGCGGACCCGAGCTGTGGCCTCGTCCCCTCCGATCCGCGTATCCCGCTGCGCTGGGTCCAGGGGTGGTCCTTCACGCGGGACCGCCCGGTGTACGTCCCGGCCCTGACCGTGTGGATGAGGTTCCCACCGGAGTCGGCCGCGGAGCGGTTCATGCACCCGATCTCCACCGGATGCGCGGCCCACTCCGATCCTGTCGCGGCGGTCGTGAACGGTCTCCTGGAGGTCGTCGAGCGGGACGCGATCGCGCTCACGTGGCTGCAGCGCATGAGACTGCCTCGACTCCACGTCGACGAGGGCGCCTTCGACGACCTCTCGCGCAGATACGCGGCGAAGGCGGAGAGCCAGCACCTGCGCACCGAGCTGTTCGACGCGACCACCGACCTCGGCATCCCCGTGATCTACGGGGTCCAGTTGGCCGACCACGATCCGGAAGTGGCCCAGATGGTCGCCGCCACGTGTGACCCCGATCCGGCTCGCGCGGTCGCGAAGATGTACCGGGAGATGGCCTCGCTGCGAATCGCGCTGCGACACATCGCCAAATCGAGCCGGGATATCCCACTCAACGAGGACAACACCAGTGTCTTCGGTGGCGCCCTGATGTCGGGAACCGTGGACCAACGCCACCGGTTTGATTTCCTTCTCGAAGGGGAACGGGAAACCCGAGATATCCGCGACGTTCCTTCTATTGTTTCTGACAGTCCGACGGATAAACTGGACTGGCTAATGCGACGCATGGACGCCGCCGGATGTGAAGTTGTCGCAGTGGACATAACCACCGACGAGGCTCGGCAAGTCGGCGCGACGGTCACCCGAATCCTCGTCCCACAACTCATGCCGCTCTCCTTCGTACACAAAGCCCGTTACCTCGCCCACGCGCGCCTCTACGAGGCTCCCCGGGCAATGGGACACCACGTCCACGCAGAATCCGAAATAAACCCCCATCTGCAGCCTTTCGCGTAA
- a CDS encoding ABC transporter ATP-binding protein, whose protein sequence is MRRELIANTNAQPATTIPTFSARPQHADPATGEVFPIARIDVQGLHVRYDELTAVDGLTFSVGAGEIYGLLGRNGAGKTSTISAVAGLLEPWAGECDVLGRRVVVDSPALRQALALQPQKANLFPRLRVRETLEMWGALYGNPRSVPKLIDELGLSEKAETRVAKLSGGQQQRLLIGTALVGNTPIVVLDEPTTGLDPHARHAVWRIVRDAQAAGTTFLLSTHAMDEAEEICDRLAIMHKGQFVTEGVPADLVEKHCPGGVVRVRTKDPTVTAALAELYGEDAVVPSTETGGRDWVQIRVANPYTAAERINDRHGPLDIRPRLSTLEDVFLKMTGTSLSAGDSELPEEATV, encoded by the coding sequence ATGCGTCGTGAGCTAATTGCAAATACAAACGCGCAACCAGCGACAACCATTCCTACTTTCTCCGCCCGCCCACAACATGCCGACCCAGCGACTGGTGAGGTGTTTCCGATCGCGCGTATTGACGTCCAAGGACTCCATGTTCGCTACGACGAACTCACGGCGGTCGACGGGCTCACATTCTCAGTCGGCGCCGGCGAGATCTACGGACTACTGGGACGTAACGGCGCCGGGAAAACCAGCACAATTTCCGCAGTGGCCGGATTGCTGGAACCGTGGGCCGGGGAATGCGACGTGCTGGGCCGGCGGGTGGTCGTCGACTCACCGGCACTACGGCAGGCGCTCGCCTTGCAGCCCCAGAAGGCGAACCTGTTTCCACGGCTACGGGTCCGCGAAACACTGGAAATGTGGGGCGCCCTCTACGGAAACCCACGGTCCGTCCCGAAACTCATTGACGAGCTGGGACTAAGCGAAAAAGCGGAGACCCGCGTCGCCAAACTGTCGGGCGGCCAGCAACAACGTCTGCTGATCGGCACGGCACTGGTCGGCAACACCCCCATCGTCGTCCTGGACGAACCGACGACCGGGCTCGATCCGCACGCACGCCACGCGGTGTGGAGAATCGTCCGCGACGCCCAGGCGGCCGGAACCACGTTCCTGCTGTCCACGCACGCGATGGACGAGGCCGAGGAAATCTGTGACCGGCTCGCCATCATGCACAAGGGCCAGTTCGTCACCGAGGGGGTCCCCGCCGACCTGGTGGAGAAGCACTGCCCTGGCGGTGTCGTCCGGGTCCGTACCAAGGATCCGACGGTCACGGCCGCCCTGGCCGAGTTGTACGGCGAGGACGCCGTGGTCCCGTCCACGGAGACCGGAGGCCGGGACTGGGTGCAGATACGGGTCGCGAACCCCTACACCGCCGCTGAGCGGATCAACGACCGTCACGGACCCCTCGACATCCGTCCCCGCCTGTCCACGTTGGAGGACGTCTTCCTGAAGATGACGGGCACGTCCTTGTCGGCGGGGGACTCCGAGCTGCCCGAGGAGGCGACCGTATGA
- a CDS encoding TOMM precursor leader peptide-binding protein has protein sequence MPKESPHILFLTSGDFGHEVAGRLGANHTSSILETSRGTHSSAWPAADLIVTATHTEVTRLAEHVDAAAFNWNVPWFSIHLTYRDVRCGPVVRPGRSACHWCFRRRREQHSADGGPTDDDRTTPLPEFAYPAHAVGVAVGFGHQAVAEAMGGSPEGALGGTVRAFSLVDGSTSKASVLAVDRCPRCRPDRGSPALWDRFATIRTADDDRKPAFSGGTHG, from the coding sequence ATGCCCAAAGAATCGCCTCACATTCTCTTTCTGACCTCCGGAGATTTTGGCCACGAAGTAGCGGGTCGACTCGGAGCGAACCACACGAGTTCGATCCTGGAGACGAGCCGTGGGACACATTCCAGCGCATGGCCCGCGGCGGATCTGATCGTCACCGCGACCCACACCGAGGTCACCCGACTGGCCGAGCACGTGGACGCGGCGGCGTTCAACTGGAACGTCCCGTGGTTCTCGATCCACCTGACCTATCGCGACGTTCGTTGTGGCCCCGTGGTCCGGCCGGGACGCTCCGCCTGCCACTGGTGCTTTCGGCGGAGACGGGAACAGCACTCCGCGGACGGGGGCCCGACGGACGACGACCGGACGACGCCGCTTCCCGAGTTCGCCTATCCGGCGCACGCCGTCGGTGTGGCGGTGGGATTCGGGCATCAGGCGGTGGCGGAGGCCATGGGGGGCTCGCCCGAGGGAGCCCTCGGCGGCACCGTCCGAGCGTTCAGTCTCGTGGACGGAAGCACATCCAAGGCCTCGGTTCTCGCGGTGGACCGGTGCCCGCGGTGTCGGCCCGACCGCGGGTCGCCCGCGCTGTGGGACCGGTTCGCGACCATCCGCACCGCGGACGACGATCGGAAACCCGCGTTCTCGGGGGGAACACATGGCTGA